The following are encoded in a window of Streptomyces sp. 11x1 genomic DNA:
- the crcB gene encoding fluoride efflux transporter CrcB, producing the protein MNWLLVVVGAMVGAPLRYLTDRAVQSRHDTVFPWGTFIVNVAGSLVLGVLTGAVAAGAASSHLQLLLGTGLCGALTTYSTFSYETLRLAQDGARLHAVVNVTASVVAGLGAAFVGVSVAEALWR; encoded by the coding sequence GTGAACTGGCTGCTCGTCGTCGTCGGCGCGATGGTGGGCGCGCCCCTGCGCTATCTCACCGACCGGGCCGTGCAGTCCCGCCACGACACGGTCTTCCCCTGGGGGACCTTCATCGTGAACGTCGCCGGATCGCTGGTCCTCGGAGTTCTCACCGGTGCCGTGGCGGCCGGTGCCGCCTCCTCCCACCTGCAGCTTCTCCTGGGCACGGGACTCTGCGGGGCGCTCACCACGTATTCGACCTTCTCGTACGAGACCCTGCGCCTGGCCCAGGACGGCGCGCGCCTGCACGCCGTCGTCAACGTGACGGCGAGCGTGGTGGCCGGGCTGGGCGCGGCCTTCGTGGGGGTGTCGGTGGCGGAGGCCCTGTGGAGGTGA
- a CDS encoding undecaprenyl-diphosphate phosphatase, giving the protein MSTISVGQAVVLGAVEGVTEFLPVSSTGHLKITEGLMGIQVDDKAVVGFSAVIQVGAISAVLVYFRHDIARIGSAWFRGLFDAGERQERDYRFAWWVIAATIPIVVVGLVARSLIEGPLASLWVVAGSLIVGSGVMWVAEQVGRRRRAEEDTRFRDAMLVGGSQILALLFPGFSRSGATMSTALLLDLDRVAATRLSFFLGIPALTGAGLYELKDALGAGVGAAPLIAGTTVSFAVAYASVAWLLKFVTRHSFQVFVSYRIVVGVLLFGLLAAGGLS; this is encoded by the coding sequence ATGAGCACCATCAGCGTCGGTCAGGCAGTCGTCCTCGGAGCGGTGGAGGGGGTGACGGAGTTCCTGCCGGTGTCCTCCACCGGCCATCTGAAGATCACCGAGGGGCTGATGGGGATCCAGGTGGACGACAAGGCGGTGGTCGGGTTCTCGGCGGTCATCCAGGTCGGCGCGATCTCCGCGGTGCTCGTGTACTTCCGTCACGACATCGCGCGCATCGGGTCCGCCTGGTTCCGGGGGCTGTTCGACGCGGGGGAGCGGCAGGAGCGCGACTACCGGTTCGCGTGGTGGGTGATCGCCGCGACGATCCCGATCGTCGTCGTGGGGCTGGTCGCCCGGTCGCTGATCGAGGGGCCGCTCGCCTCCCTGTGGGTGGTGGCCGGCTCCCTGATCGTGGGCAGCGGCGTGATGTGGGTCGCCGAGCAGGTGGGCCGGCGCAGGCGCGCGGAGGAGGACACCCGGTTCCGGGACGCGATGCTCGTCGGCGGTTCGCAGATCCTCGCTTTGCTGTTCCCCGGTTTCTCCCGCTCCGGCGCCACCATGTCCACCGCGCTGCTGCTCGACCTCGACCGCGTCGCCGCCACCCGACTCTCCTTCTTCCTCGGCATCCCGGCTCTCACCGGCGCCGGTCTGTACGAGCTGAAGGACGCCCTCGGCGCGGGGGTGGGCGCGGCTCCGCTGATCGCCGGCACCACCGTGTCGTTCGCGGTCGCGTACGCCTCGGTCGCCTGGCTGCTGAAGTTCGTGACCAGGCACTCCTTCCAGGTGTTCGTGTCCTACCGGATCGTCGTCGGCGTGCTGCTGTTCGGGCTGCTCGCGGCCGGTGGCCTCAGCTGA
- a CDS encoding FadR/GntR family transcriptional regulator: protein MNLSDSQTGGSAPRRVSAMEAVLTHLRDAIERGKYTIGDKLPSEAELCRQLEVSRPVLREALRALQVMGLTQSRTGKGTFVIANAVEDPTFGDYAASDLLEVRRHVEIPVAGYAAVRRTPENLDHLAHLLDRMERETDTTAWVAMDTLFHLAVAEAAQNPVFRRVIEEIRDALARQSAFLNELGGRREQSNREHRAIVEALIDGSEHDAVEAMSHHLDRVETTLTDIVRSPRTDSSTEGGPEA from the coding sequence GTGAACCTGTCAGACAGCCAGACAGGTGGCTCGGCACCCCGGCGCGTCAGCGCCATGGAAGCGGTGCTCACCCACCTCCGCGACGCCATCGAGCGCGGCAAGTACACCATCGGGGACAAGCTCCCCTCGGAGGCGGAGCTCTGCCGGCAGCTCGAAGTGAGCCGACCGGTCCTGCGCGAGGCGCTGCGCGCCCTTCAGGTGATGGGGCTGACCCAGTCCCGCACCGGCAAGGGCACCTTCGTGATCGCGAACGCCGTCGAGGACCCCACCTTCGGCGACTACGCGGCCAGCGACCTGCTGGAGGTGCGCCGGCACGTGGAGATCCCGGTCGCCGGGTACGCGGCGGTGCGCCGCACCCCGGAGAACCTGGACCATCTGGCCCACCTGCTGGACCGGATGGAGCGGGAGACCGACACCACCGCCTGGGTCGCGATGGACACCCTCTTCCATCTGGCCGTGGCGGAAGCCGCCCAGAACCCGGTGTTCCGCCGGGTGATCGAGGAGATCCGGGACGCACTGGCCCGCCAGTCGGCCTTCCTCAACGAACTGGGCGGCCGGCGCGAGCAGTCCAACCGAGAGCACCGGGCCATCGTCGAGGCGCTGATCGACGGTTCCGAACACGACGCGGTGGAGGCCATGTCCCACCACCTCGACCGCGTCGAGACCACCCTCACCGACATCGTGCGTTCCCCGCGCACGGACAGCTCCACGGAAGGCGGACCCGAGGCGTGA